Within the Chryseobacterium geocarposphaerae genome, the region TAGAACGTACTTCTACGTGAGGCATTACATTAGTCAATGCATCTTTCCAGATTTCAAGTGCAGTTTTTTCGTTATCTCCTTTTTTAGTTTCTACGATATCCAATGCATCATAGAAAATTTTGAATGCAATTGACTTCTTACCGTCAAGCATTAGGTTATTTACGAATCTAGTTACCAATTGATCATTAAATTTCGGATCTGGTAACAACGGTCTTTTTTTCGCTTTCGTCTTTCTCATTGTCTTATTCCTTATTTAATGATTATTTTTTCTTTCCTTTTGCTGGTGCAGCTGCAGCCTGACCTGGTTTAGGTCTCTTAGCCCCATACTTAGATCTTCTCTGTGTTCTTCCATTTACACCTGCAGTGTCTAATGCACCTCTTACGATGTGGTAACGTACTCCCGGTAGGTCTTTCACCCTTCCGCCTCTTACCAATACTATCGAGTGCTCTTGAAGATTATGTCCTTCGCCCGGGATGTAGGCGTTAACTTCTTTACCGTTAGAAAGTCTTACCCTTGCAACTTTTCTAAGTGCAGAGTTAGGTTTCTTCGGTGTAGTAGTATATACTCTCGTACATACACCACGTCTTTGTGGACAAGAATCAAGGGCAGCCGATTTGCTCTTCTTGGCAAGCGTGGCTCTTCCTTTTCTTACTAATTGTTGAATAGTAGGCATTTAATTGCTTTTTATTTTAGGGTGCAAAAATAGTAATATTTTTTTAATTAACAAGCAGTTATGTAGAAATTATAGCCAATATTAATTTTTAATTAAAATACAGCTACGGGCAGAGTGTTTGGTAAGAAAGTAATTTCAAAACAATTATTTAAGTTTCAATTGCGACGTATACAAAACTTTTGATTTATCCTGAACCGTATCATTCAGCAACCATTTTATTTTAGGATTCAGAGAACCTGCAATATTTTCTTTTAGACTTCCTTTCTGACTATTTGTATGCTTATATTTAAATGACTTATGTATAACAGGAAAATCATAAGTGGTAATGGTAACCAAATCCTCCTCATCATTATATAAATACTTTTTACCAGTAAATTTAGACATCTGAGGTTTTATAATATTTCTATTTCTCAAAAAATTCCCCGGATCTTTTAAATTATATAATGTGTGAAATACGAAAAATAAACAAGCTATCCGCCAAAGCCATTTATCCGAATCCGAATTTTCAAAATATAAGATCAGAAAAGAAAAAAACAAACAAATATTTGATGCCGCCATCATTCTCACATTCATTTCCTCAATCTGCTGAAACCAGCCCGACACCCACAGAGAGACCCCATACACCAAAGCAGTAGTCCATAATATAATATGGAAAAAATTCAGCTTTCCCTCTTTTGCTTTTTTATAATATTTAAAAAAATAAACAGCTACCGCAATATCCAATATAAAAATTAAGAACTGGAAAATCATGCTTGGCAAACTAATAGAAGCCGGCTTCAGTCCCACAAAAGGATTCACCAAATTGAACAATCCTAAAATATTCCTTATAGTATATATAGAAAAACCGCTTGAAGGCAATCCTCTTTCATTCTCCCCCACCATACTTCCGAAATACAAATAATTAAAAAGTAAATACATTACTACACCAAAGCCAGACATCAAAATACAAAACAATAGAGGTTTAAAGTAGTTTGCGTTTTTTATCCTGTTAAATATCATCCCAAATGAAACAATAAACCCCAATAATATATATATCCCGGAGTATCTCGTTACAAACATACAGATCAGCATTAAAGCAGCATAAAATGCATACATATATTTATACCTCTCTTTCATAAAGATTTCATGTAAAAAATAAAACAGGAAATACATAAAGAAAATAAAGGGACCTTCTGACATGGTCTGAATAAAAACAAAAAAGAG harbors:
- the rpsL gene encoding 30S ribosomal protein S12; the protein is MPTIQQLVRKGRATLAKKSKSAALDSCPQRRGVCTRVYTTTPKKPNSALRKVARVRLSNGKEVNAYIPGEGHNLQEHSIVLVRGGRVKDLPGVRYHIVRGALDTAGVNGRTQRRSKYGAKRPKPGQAAAAPAKGKKK
- the rpsG gene encoding 30S ribosomal protein S7, which produces MRKTKAKKRPLLPDPKFNDQLVTRFVNNLMLDGKKSIAFKIFYDALDIVETKKGDNEKTALEIWKDALTNVMPHVEVRSRRVGGANFQIPMPIRADRKISMAMKWLIKYSKARNDKSMALKLANEVVAASREEGAAFKKKTDTHKMAEANKAFSHFKF